In Athalia rosae chromosome 6, iyAthRosa1.1, whole genome shotgun sequence, one DNA window encodes the following:
- the LOC105687874 gene encoding uncharacterized protein C15orf61, translated as MALGGGWIRSLIGTSTRKIIRKKKPSASEVLTSYLLQTNEPPWTSYFVRYADVVNDQRGMSHFNWEVGNSNYHILRTGCYPYVKYHCTKRPKEDLSADNTLFMLIKIINLGIPTLIYGLTATRLIRHQEVVETPKGHVTIYFLLPEDKGSRY; from the exons ATGGCCTTGGGAGGTGGTTGGATTCGTTCTCTGATCGGTAcgtcgacgagaaaaattatacgtaagaaaaaGCCATCCGCTTCAGAG GTACTCACGAGTTATTTACTGCAAACGAACGAGCCACCCTGGACATCTTATTTCGTGAGGTACGCCGACGTAGTGAACGATCAAAGAGGAATGTCTCATTTCAACTGGGAAGTTGGAAACAGTAATTATCACATACTAAGAACTGGTTGTTATCCTTACGTCAAGTATCACTGTACGAAAAGACCAAAGGAGGATCTAAGCGCAGACAACACCCTCTTCATGCTCATTAAAATCATAAATCTCG GTATTCCTACTTTGATATACGGACTGACGGCAACTCGGTTAATTCGCCATCAGGAAGTTGTGGAAACTCCTAAAGGGCACGTTACCATCTATTTTCTACTGCCCGAGGATAAAGGATCCCGATATTAG